From Hippea alviniae EP5-r, one genomic window encodes:
- a CDS encoding PLP-dependent cysteine synthase family protein yields MRVIDTIGNTPIVKLKTGIYAKLEYFNPTGSIKDRTALGMLDDAIKKGLITEKGIVEPTSGNTGISLAFLGAYLNIPITIVMPENFSKQRISIMESFGALVVLTNAEEGMKGSLKKAEELKKEGYLLLDQFSNPANPKIHELTTAVEIEKELKIDILVCGVGTGGTLTGIARRLKKTNPNLTVVAVEPAGSPFLSEGRAGQHKIQGIGAGFLPRVLDVRLIDRVEKITDEEAFLFNDKLLKEEGIFAGISSGAAYCAALKLKDEYPKKTILAIFPDSMDRYI; encoded by the coding sequence ATGAGAGTAATTGACACAATAGGCAACACGCCAATAGTCAAACTAAAAACAGGAATATACGCAAAACTTGAATATTTCAACCCAACGGGCTCGATAAAGGATAGAACAGCCCTTGGCATGCTTGACGATGCAATTAAGAAAGGTTTGATAACAGAAAAGGGCATTGTTGAACCAACAAGCGGCAACACGGGTATATCGCTTGCATTCTTGGGTGCATACTTGAATATTCCTATAACAATTGTGATGCCTGAGAATTTTAGTAAACAGAGAATATCAATAATGGAGAGCTTTGGTGCATTAGTTGTTCTAACAAATGCAGAAGAAGGAATGAAAGGAAGCTTAAAAAAAGCTGAAGAGCTAAAGAAAGAAGGCTATCTGCTTTTAGACCAGTTTTCAAACCCTGCAAATCCAAAGATACACGAACTAACAACTGCCGTTGAAATTGAAAAAGAGTTAAAAATAGATATACTTGTATGTGGCGTTGGGACAGGCGGAACTTTAACGGGCATAGCAAGAAGACTAAAGAAGACGAATCCAAACTTAACCGTTGTTGCTGTTGAACCAGCAGGCAGCCCATTTTTGAGTGAAGGCAGGGCTGGACAACACAAGATTCAAGGGATAGGAGCAGGTTTTTTGCCGAGAGTTTTAGATGTTAGATTGATTGATAGAGTTGAGAAAATCACAGACGAAGAAGCATTTTTGTTTAATGATAAACTTCTAAAAGAAGAAGGCATATTTGCAGGAATATCAAGTGGTGCAGCTTACTGTGCTGCTTTGAAGTTGAAAGATGAGTATCCCAAGAAAACGATTCTCGCCATATTCCCAGACTCAATGGACAGATACATTTAA
- the rnc gene encoding ribonuclease III, with protein MSIPRKRFSPYSQTQWTDTFKRLMDLEEKLKYTFRNKNLLKQAITHRSYVKDKRLSNERLEFLGDAVLELVITEFLLKNYPTIDEGRLSKIRAASVNTKTLSQIARRLGLSEYILVGRSEKKEGITNNDSILEDTFEAIVGAIYQDKGLDAARRFVETMLADTIREIVENGVIFDYKTHLQEITQKRFGCLPEYVIVKEEGEEHNKTFYCNVYIKNIEYGSGIGKSKKEAEKNAAKKAVERLKGEGNV; from the coding sequence ATGAGTATCCCAAGAAAACGATTCTCGCCATATTCCCAGACTCAATGGACAGATACATTTAAAAGGCTTATGGACTTGGAAGAGAAACTAAAATACACCTTCAGAAACAAAAATCTCCTAAAGCAGGCAATAACGCACAGGTCGTATGTCAAAGACAAAAGATTATCAAACGAAAGGCTTGAGTTTTTAGGTGATGCAGTTTTGGAGCTTGTGATAACTGAATTTCTGCTAAAAAACTATCCGACAATCGACGAAGGCAGGCTATCAAAAATTAGGGCAGCAAGCGTAAACACAAAAACTCTGTCTCAAATTGCAAGAAGGCTTGGACTGTCTGAGTATATACTTGTTGGGAGAAGTGAGAAGAAGGAAGGCATAACGAATAATGACAGCATACTTGAAGATACATTTGAAGCAATTGTTGGTGCGATATATCAGGATAAAGGACTCGATGCTGCAAGGAGATTTGTTGAGACGATGCTTGCAGATACGATTAGAGAGATTGTTGAGAATGGCGTTATTTTCGACTATAAGACGCATCTTCAAGAGATAACGCAGAAAAGGTTTGGCTGTCTGCCTGAGTATGTAATAGTGAAAGAAGAAGGTGAAGAGCATAATAAAACCTTCTATTGCAATGTTTACATAAAAAACATAGAATATGGTTCTGGAATTGGCAAAAGCAAGAAAGAAGCAGAAAAAAACGCAGCTAAAAAGGCTGTTGAG